The proteins below are encoded in one region of Pseudomonas sp. SCB32:
- a CDS encoding GlxA family transcriptional regulator — protein MQGRNLRFIAEQQKEPTRQARVGFLLLEHFSLPAFTQALDTLVTANLIRAETFATQTFSLDGESVTSDLGLVICPSAALSSAQLAELDLLVVCGGLRTPLRATLELTRLLQIAADKGISLAGLWNGAWFLGQAGLLDGYRCAIHPEHRAALAEIARHSEVTSESYQLDRNRLTAASPTGAFNLVLEWINARHGRELVDAIVDILAFEESRFRRTRPALHEKFSEPLREAINLMSANIEEPLSQDQLSQYVGRSKRQIERLFQEQLGTTPVRYYLELRITESRRLLQHSTLPMYEVALACGFVSPSHFSKCYTSFYGYSPSKEVRYGNVKSGK, from the coding sequence ATGCAGGGACGCAACCTGCGCTTCATTGCCGAACAGCAGAAAGAGCCCACTCGCCAGGCGCGGGTGGGCTTTCTGCTGCTCGAGCACTTTTCCCTGCCGGCTTTCACCCAGGCGCTGGATACCCTCGTCACCGCCAACCTGATCCGCGCCGAGACCTTCGCCACCCAGACCTTCAGCCTCGACGGCGAGTCGGTCACCAGCGACCTCGGCCTAGTCATCTGCCCCAGCGCGGCGCTGTCCTCGGCGCAACTCGCCGAACTTGACCTGCTGGTGGTCTGCGGCGGCCTGCGCACACCGCTGCGCGCAACGCTCGAGCTGACCCGCCTGCTGCAGATCGCCGCCGACAAGGGCATCAGCCTGGCCGGCCTGTGGAACGGCGCCTGGTTCCTCGGTCAGGCCGGGCTGCTGGACGGCTACCGCTGCGCCATCCACCCCGAACACCGCGCAGCCCTGGCGGAGATCGCCCGGCACAGCGAAGTCACCAGCGAGAGCTACCAGCTCGACCGCAACCGCCTGACCGCCGCCAGCCCAACCGGCGCCTTCAACCTGGTGCTGGAGTGGATCAACGCACGCCACGGCCGCGAACTGGTGGACGCCATCGTCGATATCCTCGCCTTCGAGGAATCGCGCTTCCGCCGCACCCGCCCAGCGTTGCACGAGAAGTTCAGCGAGCCGCTGCGCGAGGCGATCAACCTGATGAGCGCGAACATCGAAGAGCCGCTGAGCCAGGACCAGCTGTCGCAGTACGTCGGCCGCTCCAAGCGGCAGATCGAACGGTTGTTCCAGGAGCAGCTGGGGACTACCCCGGTGCGCTACTACCTCGAACTGCGCATCACCGAGAGCCGGCGCCTGTTGCAGCATTCCACCCTGCCGATGTACGAGGTGGCGCTGGCCTGCGGCTTCGTCTCGCCCAGCCATTTCAGCAAGTGCTACACCTCGTTCTACGGTTACTCGCCGTCCAAGGAAGTGCGCTACGGCAATGTGAAGTCGGGCAAGTGA